Below is a window of Cyanobacteriota bacterium DNA.
GTAACTTGAGCACTACCAATTTGAGTAGGTAATACAAACCGCACTTGGCCATCTTGAACTTTTTTGTCCGTTTGGAGCAACGCCAGAATAGCATCAACGTCCAAACCTGAGGGCAGCATCGTCGGCAACCCTGCCTTTTGAATTAGGGCCAGTTGACGATCGGTACTCTGTTGATCCCAAAATCCTATAGTCACAGCCAATT
It encodes the following:
- a CDS encoding 3-dehydroquinate synthase translates to LAVTIGFWDQQSTDRQLALIQKAGLPTMLPSGLDVDAILALLQTDKKVQDGQVRFVLPTQIGSAQVTDQVPRDAIRHVLTQMQPSS